A section of the Macadamia integrifolia cultivar HAES 741 chromosome 9, SCU_Mint_v3, whole genome shotgun sequence genome encodes:
- the LOC122088203 gene encoding uncharacterized protein LOC122088203: MKIYSGWRRLLFCLPLVFLVPHLFSVFELHQSSIVEVQTKKNYKKFDHLVLGPAAGQGLPDRLQCQGVKALNKTHFSSPSNGATSRDTISLVTVFALYNISPHSYEDDKSSNLVTVGNTSYSKGERSMAILDVFINFIQVSMPQSNVIILTDPASALSVGRNSVTVFPIQGEYSRDKLMLQRIRSYIAFLDQRLMEHSKWHGRVNHYIFTDSDVAVVDDLGPIFQNYPNFHLALTFRNNKNQPLNSGFIAVRGTNVGILRAKLFLQEVLEIYSSKFMKASRMLGDQLALAWVVKSHPSFDSKRFTRPQAFMDEIHGASVLFLPCALYNWTPPEGAGQFHGMPLDVKVVHFKGSRKRLMLESWNFFSSSYSNVSDMLCLVLKSGRTKYDF; the protein is encoded by the exons ATGAAAATTTACAGTGGATGGCGTCGCCTTCTCTTCTGCCTGCCCCTTGTTTTTCTCGTCCCTCACCTATTCTCAG TTTTTGAACTGCATCAAAGCTCAATTGTTGAAGTTcagaccaaaaaaaattataagaaatttgaTCATCTAGTTTTGGGACCTGCCGCTGGTCAAGGTTTACCTGACCGATTGCAATGTCAAG GTGTCAAAGCTTTGAACAAGACTCACTTTTCATCTCCATCTAATGGTGCCACATCCAGAGACACCATTTCTCTTGTCACTGTTTTTGCATTGTACAACATCTCTCCTCATTCATATGAGGATGATAAATCATCAAACTTGGTTACTGTTGGTAACACTTCATATAGTAAAGGAGAAAGGTCAATGGCTATTCTGGATGTCTTCATTAACTTCATCCAG gtttctatGCCCCAAAGCAATGTAATCATTCTCACTGATCCAGCTTCCGCACTTTCAGTTGGCAGAAATAGTGTCACCGTATTTCCAATTCAAGGTGAATATTCACGAGACAAGTTGATGCTTCAAAGAATCAGATCATACATT GCTTTTCTGGATCAAAGGCTTATGGAGCATTCCAAGTGGCATGGCCGTGTTAATCATTATATCTTCACGGATTCTGATGTGGCAGTGGTCGATGATCTTGGACCAATATTTCAGAACTATCCAAATTTTCATCTGGCTCTAACTTTCCGGAATAACAAAAATCAACCCCTAAATTCAGGATTCATTGCAGTAAGGGGTACAAATGTTGGAATTCTAAG GGCAAAACTCTTTCTACAAGAAGTACTAGAAATTTACAGTTCCAAATTCATGAAAGCTTCCCGAATGCTTGGAGACCAATTAGCATTGGCTTGGGTTGTAAAGTCCCATCCTTCATTCGATTCGAAGAGATTTACTAGACCACAAGCCTTTATGGATGAGATTCATGGAGCATCAGTACTGTTTCTACCATGTGCCTTGTACAATTGGACACCACCCGAGGGTGCAGGACAATTTCATGGCATGCCATTAGATGTAAAG GTGGTTCATTTCAAGGGATCAAGGAAGCGATTGATGCTGGAGTCTTGGAATTTCTTCAGTTCCTCTTATTCTAACGTTTCAGACATGTTGTGCCTTGTCTTGAAGAGTGGAAGAACAAAGtatgatttttaa